A genome region from Brooklawnia propionicigenes includes the following:
- the tpiA gene encoding triose-phosphate isomerase, translating into MSRTPIMAGNWKMNLNHIDAVGLVQKLAWTLADERYDTAQCEAVVIPPFTGIRSVQTLIDGDKLPLKHGAQDLSPHDDGAYTGDISADMLVKLDCSYVVVGHSERREYHAETDEIVNAKAAKALSKGLIPIICVGEGLDVRKAGRQVAHTVAQVTGALAGLSAADVASLVIAYEPIWAIGTGEVATPADAQEVCGAIRKAVAELYDEATAEAVRIQYGGSVKSSNVVDIMAQPDVDGCLVGGASLKAEEFAKIVLFYQKA; encoded by the coding sequence ATGAGCCGTACTCCGATCATGGCTGGCAACTGGAAGATGAACCTCAACCACATCGATGCAGTCGGGCTCGTCCAGAAGCTGGCGTGGACATTGGCCGACGAGCGCTACGACACCGCTCAGTGCGAGGCCGTGGTGATCCCGCCGTTCACCGGCATCCGCAGCGTTCAAACACTGATCGACGGCGACAAGCTGCCGCTCAAGCACGGTGCGCAGGATCTGTCTCCCCACGACGATGGCGCCTACACCGGTGACATCTCGGCCGACATGCTGGTCAAGCTCGACTGCAGCTATGTGGTCGTCGGACACAGCGAACGCCGCGAATACCACGCCGAGACCGATGAGATCGTCAACGCCAAGGCCGCCAAGGCGCTGTCGAAGGGCCTGATCCCGATCATCTGCGTCGGTGAGGGTCTCGATGTGCGTAAGGCAGGCAGGCAGGTCGCCCACACGGTTGCTCAGGTGACCGGGGCCCTGGCAGGTCTGTCGGCTGCAGATGTGGCGAGCCTGGTGATCGCCTACGAGCCCATCTGGGCGATCGGCACCGGCGAGGTAGCCACTCCCGCCGATGCTCAGGAGGTCTGTGGGGCGATCCGCAAGGCTGTCGCCGAGCTCTACGACGAGGCGACCGCCGAGGCCGTCCGCATCCAGTACGGCGGCTCGGTGAAGTCGTCCAATGTCGTCGACATCATGGCCCAGCCCGATGTCGATGGCTGCCTGGTGGGCGGCGCCAGTCTGAAGGCCGAGGAGTTCGCCAAGATCGTGCTCTTCTACCAGAAGGCCTGA
- a CDS encoding phosphoglycerate kinase, producing the protein MRSVNELLDNVRGKRVVIRCDFNVPLDGDVITDDGRIKAALPTLTKLRDAGARVTVLAHLGRPKGQVNPKYSLAPVAKRLGELLGAEVKLAADVVGPSAQELSASLTDGQICLAQNVRYEPGEESKIDAERAALAAQYAKLGDIYVSDGFGVVHRKQASVYDIAKLLPAYAGELVAKEVEVLSKLTTNPDRPFTVVLGGAKVADKLAVIDNLLKVADALVIGGGMAYTFLAAKGYPVGNSILDASKVEVCAEYLKTASAEGKKIVLPVDVRVSDGMDFAARKVIGEVEVVPADQIPAGKEGLDIGPESEKLFADTVRSSHTVFWNGPAGVAEIPAFAEGTAAVAKALTEVDGLTVIGGGDSAAVVRELGYADDQFGWISTGGGASLEYLEGKELPGLAVLEESAKGE; encoded by the coding sequence GTGCGATCAGTGAATGAACTGCTGGACAATGTTCGCGGCAAGCGTGTCGTCATCCGCTGTGACTTCAACGTGCCGCTCGACGGCGACGTCATCACCGATGATGGCCGCATCAAGGCTGCCCTGCCGACCCTGACCAAGCTTCGTGACGCCGGTGCACGCGTCACCGTGCTCGCCCACCTGGGGCGCCCGAAGGGTCAGGTCAACCCCAAGTACTCGCTGGCCCCTGTGGCCAAGCGGCTCGGCGAACTTCTCGGTGCCGAGGTCAAGCTGGCAGCCGACGTGGTGGGTCCGTCGGCTCAGGAGCTGTCGGCCTCGCTCACCGATGGCCAGATCTGCCTTGCGCAGAACGTCCGCTATGAGCCGGGCGAAGAGTCCAAGATCGATGCCGAGCGGGCCGCGCTGGCCGCTCAGTACGCCAAGCTCGGCGATATCTACGTTTCAGACGGCTTCGGTGTCGTGCACCGCAAGCAGGCGTCGGTCTACGACATCGCCAAGCTGCTGCCCGCCTATGCCGGCGAACTGGTCGCCAAAGAGGTCGAGGTGCTGAGCAAGCTCACCACCAACCCCGATCGTCCGTTCACCGTCGTGCTGGGCGGCGCCAAGGTCGCCGACAAGCTCGCGGTGATCGACAACCTGCTCAAGGTCGCCGACGCGCTGGTGATCGGTGGCGGCATGGCCTACACCTTCCTGGCCGCTAAGGGCTACCCGGTCGGCAATTCGATCCTCGATGCGTCCAAGGTCGAGGTCTGCGCCGAGTACCTCAAGACGGCGTCCGCCGAGGGCAAGAAGATCGTGCTCCCGGTCGACGTCCGGGTGTCCGACGGCATGGATTTCGCCGCCCGCAAGGTGATCGGTGAGGTCGAGGTCGTCCCGGCCGACCAGATTCCGGCCGGCAAGGAAGGCCTGGACATCGGTCCCGAATCCGAGAAGCTGTTCGCCGACACCGTGCGCTCGTCCCACACGGTCTTCTGGAACGGTCCGGCCGGTGTCGCCGAGATCCCCGCCTTCGCCGAAGGCACGGCCGCTGTCGCCAAGGCGCTGACCGAGGTCGATGGCCTGACCGTGATCGGTGGCGGCGACTCGGCCGCAGTGGTCCGCGAACTAGGTTACGCGGACGATCAGTTCGGCTGGATCTCCACCGGCGGCGGTGCCTCGCTGGAGTACCTCGAGGGCAAGGAACTGCCCGGCCTGGCCGTTCTCGAAGAATCCGCGAAGGGGGAGTGA